The Pieris rapae chromosome 5, ilPieRapa1.1, whole genome shotgun sequence DNA window TTATAGGTAAACTTATGACAAACTAATTTTTCACTTATACTTAACCTGTCTAAGAttcaagttattttatttagtccAACATAACtgataatgtattataattcaaaCTCAAATAAGTATGACATTTGAACATAGCTGAGTATTTCACAGATCTAACAATAACATTCAGGAACcagcacaaaataaattagtgcAAAATACATTCTTGACATATTGGTGTGTGTACATATACTTAGTGTTAAGTCTTATTTCTGAATATACCCTAAAATTagtaaacagttttaaatctatttaataaaagatgtaataatttaaaccttatactgcctatttaaataatttaaataatggtcACAGGAAAAAAAGCATTAACCAACTAACCTTATCGGAAATTCCAAAAATATGTTGATAAGAACATTTtcacatattatgtttaactGGTCTACATCTATCAACAATACAATTTAGCTTTCAATTTCACTTTTGGTCAAGCAATACAACCTAGTACTGAATTAATATGCAGTGAAAGTAAATGTTGGGTGTGCTAAAACATTACACTTTTGCccagtatattatataatatttaattgtacctGTTAAACAAGaaatgttcaaataaattgCTGCATATTGaaatgataaaaacattattacgacgattaaacgattttaaaaacattattataaaatataattttattggtatAAACTTACTAAGGTAAAccttgaatttttatatttagtggTAATAGAATAAAATCCAAGAGATACTATttaagttacaaaatatacttatgaacACAGTAATGTATTGTACttacatagtttaaaatagacaactaataataaaaagggtTAGTTTTATTCAATGTTACAGTCATAGAGTCATGGTagaaaatactgtttaattattataactttaaaagcaTTGTTACAAGATGTTAAGTAATTCTGAGCATTACTATTTCCTCCTTTTCAAGAGCATCAACTTTCGCCTAGTGTTCAACGTCGACCTCAGGCTGTTCCGTACCAAGCACAAGCTTACCAAGACGCgttaaaaatttcatacaaCATTACGCAAGTATTGAAACATTTACTAGACATACCAATTACCaaaccttttaatatttataattaaaaataaaaaaaagtataaactcGTGTAGGCTacgataacatttttttaactaatataatgACTTACCTGTATCATAAAGAGATGAGAGGTTCCAATAAACGAAGTAATAATACACCGTATGTTTATCACATGAAAttctaaacaatataaaatctgGCACTCACacgataaaacacaaaacacagATTTTTTCACCCCTTGACATCtgatatgatttaataaatatggtatCACAATTAAAATCCACTAAGAAACTTGTGGACTAAAAGTTatctatttacaataaattatagtaaaatgaTCGAAACAATCGCAAAATAACTACAAAAACGTAAACAGCCGCCTACTTTGACAGCATCGACGAATAAACTGACATCTCAGAACAAAGACAGCTGACACACtgacaattttaaatgattcaaAAAGATCTACATTACAAAGCGAGTGAACGGCAACGTGTTAATGTAAGAGACTAATTCTTCTGCACGTGATAGTTTTATCGcacgtattttattaacaacaaaaataaatatatttttttcagcaGTGGTTCGTGctagtttaaaacaataaatattttctcattacacgatatttttatacattatcaCATTACTATTATTGGAAGATTTTGCAgcaaatgaaattttttgtataatattagcaAATTTAACTCAACTTTTCAGTAACCTCACCAATTCGATCAAAAAGCAGCACGGCCATTCATCCTTTTCTCGAAACAGTTTAGATTATTTGTAGAAcagatttattcatttattttgaacCAGTAGCTGAAAAATTGTACATAGAAAAGTTtcttagtatatatttttattcacaaacTGACTGGATGGCCGATCATCAAAACACCAAGGCACTATTAGTATTCATAGtaactttaaacttaaaattcaataaccgtataaatcaaagaaattttcaaatattttacaatttggaTCCAGTTTTCAAGTAAATTAACAAACAGCAAATAACgttgaatatatgtatttgtataatataatagaaagcAGATTTATCTTAAGAAAAACATAGTACTATCTACAAAATGAAATGAGGTGctatcaaaatcaaaacttGTTAAAAAACAGCTTATTTCAGAGGATAAACTGATTTGCGTGACTtggttttttaaagttttgctTTTGGTCAAACTACAGTCGGTTAAAACATTTGGTATGTTGTATTGTAATGCTATTTtaaccaatttttaataaacttctgaaaaaaatgaataaatccGAATGATATCATACATATCCTTAATTAACAGCTGACGCCTGACACGTAGTGAATACATTAGTAATCTGTTTTTGCAAGTAACACTGTCAAAGTCACTTCGTCACCATTCATCAAACTCAATGATCAATCGGCAAATCACCAACTGGATTTTTAAGacaattaatagaaaaagcGCGGGAAGTGTAAAAATAGGCGGGCGTCTTTTTTTTGGCTtaacttttgaaaattaaattaaaataaaaaatacaggatCAGTTAAGTTATAAGGTGTatatagtagtagttattgttgattatttatatttttagtttgtcttAATAGCctggtaagttattttattttattatatgtagataAGAATTTTTCTCTTGTCGTCCATGATGGAGCCCGAAGACCCTGGAGGGACATCCCTCCAGGTGTCTCATGTAGTTACAATCGATGCGTCTGGAATGGAAACGGAAGGTTCCATTATCGATACAGACTGTTCGGATAGCTCGAAGtctgttaaaagaaaaagagtaTCTGTtcgaaatgaaaaaaagagaaaaagttCCCAAAATTTCCCTAATgatttaaaagacaatataactCCTAAAGTCGTCGAGTCTGATGTTAAAACAACAGAAATACCCCCAAATGAGGCTGCCCACTCTAACAGTATTTCAATTAATCCTCGCGTTGCTAGGTCGCTTTACCAGGCGTCAGACCCTGCGCCTTATGTTGTCCATGTTCAAAAAATCATGGAAACAAATCAAACCGGATCTGTTCACCCCATACAATTTGgatttttccttaaaaaaaattatgtaaaaagcaTTGTAGAgggaagtataaaaaaaatagggagGAATATGTTGTCATTGCAATTTGAGACATTTCAAGAtgctaacttatttttaaatcataaatctctcaacacaaataaatacaaagccTTTATTCCGGCTTTCACAATCACCCGCATGGGAATTGTGAGAGGTGTTCCGTGTGAATGggatgaaaaagaaattttagaaaacattGAGCTTCCGCAGAATTGTGGAAGTCTTTTGAAAGTTCGGAGGTTAAACAGGAAGATCTTTGAAGGAGAGAATTCCAAGTTCATTCCAACTGAGACTGTAGTCTTAACCTTTGATGGGAAGATATTACCTCCCAAGGTCTTTATATGTTACAACTCCCTACCTGTAGACCTTTATATTTACCCCACACTGCAATGTTTCAATTGCTGCCGTTTTGGTCACACCAAAATGCAATGCAGAGGCACTCCAAGGTGTTACAAATGTGGTGACAACCATTCAAGTATTAGTTGCAAGACTGAAAGGGATGATGCTGTGTGTATCTTATGCTCTGGTTCTCATTTTGCAACGGATAAAAAGTGCCCAGAGTATGCTAGGCAAAAagctattaaagaaacaatggCTAAAAAGTCAATATCATATTCAGAAGCCAGTAAAGTCCATCCACCAATTTCTAAATCTTATGCAGACGTTGTTGCTTCTGCGTCATCGGCCCATTCTGGTCCGAATATTTCTTATTCCAGTCCCTATAATTTAACAAGCCCTACTAAGACTTCCACACAGTCATTTAGGAAAACAGTATTCATGAAACCCAAAGCTCGTcctaaaaatgtaagtaaGGGATATGATCAAAAAACGCATGCAGAGCTTATCCAAGATTACAGCAACATTCCTTCCTTTTCTAAAGGTTGTCTCAACAACTATAATGATTTGtcagaaataataacaaaggaTCTCATCATTTCTATAATACAGTACCTTTCACAAtctgacataattaaaataccgtCCAACGATGCCCCTtctacaaaaagttttttaactaaTGGACAGTCAAGACCATCCACAAAACCAGTCTCTGGTGATTCAATGGAATTGCCGGAgcattaatagtaaaaaaagtgacctaatttttttattaaataattacaaaccaTTTGCCGTCTCTCTTCAAGAGACTTGGCTTCGTCCTGGattcaattttagaattcaAGGACATATCTGTCTTAGAGAAGACAGAACAGATGGGTATGGTGGAGTTGCACTTATTCTTAGAGGAGGTGTGCCATTTGTTCACATACCCATCCCTAATCACAgtgataaattttctattattgctgctagtgtaaataatatttgtattgtaaatatatatatacctcacCCTTCCACTGAAGTCTTTGACAATATTTGTAGCATTCTATCTTCCCTCCCGCGCCCTATTTTGGTCACGGGAGATTTCAATGCACAACATACTATGTGGGGAAGTTTTAAGTCTGATCATTATGGGGCTAGAATCTTGGACATCTTagatgattataatttatgccTTCTAAACACCGGTTGTCCTACTAGAAGGACACAGCCCCATGAGGGTATTAGTGCACCAGATCTTACCCTGTGTAGCCCTTCCCTTGCTCCTACATTAAACTGGTGGACTCTATCGTCTTCATACGGAAGCGATCACTTTCCAGTAATTGTATCATTTCCTCAAAAAATTAGGGAACAGACAAAGGCTCCTCcccgttttaaatataaacttaaggaAGCCAACTGGTCATTATTTAGAGATAAAGttcaacaaaatttaacaACCATACCTCCAGTAAATGACAGCAATAATCATTTTTGTGCTGAAGCTTTAACACAAGCCCTATTACAGGCTGCTGAGGAAGtttttccaattaaaaataaaagtggcAATGGGTATATTCCATCACCACCTTGGTGGGACAGTGAGTGTTCTGCGGCTGTAGCAGAGAGAAAGAAATCTGAAAGGAATTACAGAGAAAATTCTacaacacaaaattttaatattcttagtaatcttataactaaaacacgtaaattattaaagcaaaaaaaattcaatggcTGGAAATCTTTTTGTGCCTCAATTTCACCAGACATTTCTCCATCGGAAGTTTGGCAAAATATTCGGAGATTCAGATCTGCCTTTAAACCTCCTAGATCTCATTTTATGGATAGCAGTACAGTTGATTTGTTTCTAGACAAATTAGCTCCACCATATGTGccatttatagataatatttcttttcactCACAGCCTTCTTTCCTCTCCCAGCACAGAAGTAGTGATTCACTCATTTCGTTTAGCCTTTCAGAACTCAAAGGGGTTCTTTCAAAACTTAGGGACTCAGCCCCAGGTTGTGATGGAATTCCATATTCTTTTCTTCAAAACCTAAATGACTTCAGCCTTTCTTATTTTCtcagtttaattaattcaattttaacatcaggtaataTTCCTCCATCATGGAAAATCCACGAAGTTATCCTAATACATAAGCCTAACAAACCGATTAATGATCCATCATCATACAGACCAATTGCATTAGCTTCAGTTATATCCAAAATTTCTgaacatttagttaaaaataggtTAGAATGGTTTATTGAGAGTAACGGGTTATTATCTCCAAACCAGTTTGGATTTAGGAAAGGCAGGGGTACTATGGATAGTCTCAGTATATTTATGACAGACTTAAGATTGGCGTTTTCATACAACAAGCCTGTGATAGCAGCATTCTTAGATGTGTCTGCAGCCTATGATAATGTCAACCTTATaattctgaaacaaaaaatgattaatatgaatatcccacaaatttttataagtttcataataaatcttCTCTCTGGTAGAATGCTTATAGTAATGTCAGAAGATTCCTACCAATCCCGTATTGCCTGGAAAGGTTTACCACAGGGATCAGTTTTGAGTCCCttactttacaatatatattctcaTGATCTGGAAGCCTCCCTTAAGGGTAAAGTTAACTCACTCCAATATGCAGATGATTTACTCTTATATATCTCAGGTAATTCTATTGACAACATATCTGATACTATGACATATTCCCTTCAGTTGCTAAAAGTCTGGCTGGACAATAACTCTCTAAGCCTTTCAGttcataaaagtataatagtCTTATTTTCACGTATGAGACTTCCTCCATCAgtaactgtattttataataatattagagtTCCTGTTAAAAGTGAAGCAACATTTCTTGGGGTAATTTTAGACTCGAAACTTACAGGAAGCTCTCATTGCAAATATATAAGTGCCAAATGTGAGAAGATCCTAAATATACTGCGTTGTCTCTCTGGAGTTTGGTGGGGAGCCCACCCTTTCTCTTTAAAGCTTCTATATAATGCACTAATAAGGAGTATTTTAGACTATGGAACATTTATACTTGAACCCTGTAATGCAGTAGCTCTCCATAAGTTAAACATTATCCAGTCTAAGGCTCTGAGAATAATTACTGGGGCTATGAGATCGAGCCCTATTAACGCTTTGCAGGTCGAATGCTCTGAAGCTCCCCTGCACCTCAGACGACAATTTCTTTCTGACAGGTTCCTGTTTAGGGCATTACAAGTATATAATCATCCTCTTTATTCTAAGTTACGGTCTCTGTTGGAATGTTTGAATTACCCGTACTGGGCTCATAAATCGCCGCCATGCCTTATTATTAGTCTCCAAAAATACTTAGCTCTTCAAGCTCCAACACACAGATCACAATTCCTtcctatattttgtgttaactATGATGCATTAACATTAGATCCTACTATTTTGTTTGACTTCGGTATAAGTAAACAAGATCTTTCTGCAAATGCCAAATTTACTGATATTATTGACAGTGACAGCCAATGGAAACAttaccatttaattttttgtgatgCTTCCAAACCCGGTCCCGAGGAGTGTGTGGGAATTGGCGTTTTCCATCAACAGTTTGACATtgtacagaaaataaaattacctccAGAGACTTCAGTATTTACTGGAGAATGCTTTGGTCTGCTGAGGTCTCTggagtacattttaataatgaagcttaaaaagtcaataattttaactgacGCTAAAAGTGTCCTCCAAGCGTTGAAAAGATTTCCTTTTAgccgtaatataaataatcacccAGTAATTATTGCATGTCgcgatttattatatcaatgcTTCATCAAAAAGTACACTGTATCTTTTGCTTGGATTCCGGGTCACTCAGGTATCTTTGGCAATACCAAGGCTGATAGGCTTGCCAAAGCTGCGGTCAATGACGGAGACCTGgttccatacaaaaatttttcTTGTGATTTAACTCTCCTTCCTAAATCCCAGTTAATAAATTCTTGGATAAACATTTGGCGTTCTTCAAGTCAGACGAAAGGACGGTATTACAACATGATTCAGGGGGATATACCTCCTAAACCATGGTTTTCTACTTTGACGCTTGGTAAAGATATTACTTCGACCCTTATACGTATGAGGCTGGGCCATGCATGCATACCCTTGCATTTGGCAAGGCTTAACCTTTTGCCTGACGACACATGTGAGTGTGGCAATGACGTTGGGGATtttaaccatatattttttgcctgCAATAGACATGACCGTTCCGCTTTTATATCCTCGCTTTTATCcataaatattccttttcCTACTTCTATTTCTGTccttttatctaatataaatattgatgtatataaaattttagctagtttcatttttcataacaatataaaattataacctatgttttatgtatatacgtacttataataaaatttatctgatCCTTTTCCAAATTCCGTACTAATTTCCTATCCAATAAACCTAATAATGCACTTCCTAACTTTTGTACATGGCTGACGCACAAACCGTGCAGGCCAagaaagggaaaaaaaaaaaaaaaaaaaaaaaaaaaatcaccaaCTGTCATTTTTACAGCGACTTCATTGTATTTGTCGcagatttttctaaaaataaactgtttcTTTTAAGATTAAAGTATTTCTTTTGTGGTGcgtattgataaataaataaactggcgtaaataaattaaacaatatgtcTAACTTCGAGGACAACCCGTTTAGTGATCCCGCCATTGACAATCCTTTTGCTGTGAGTAATCAAGACATAAAATTATAGGAATTATCGCTatctattttgtatttatcatacatttattattttaggacCCTGCAGTGCAGCAAGTTGCTAGGAATACCAGTGCTGTCACTCAAGGGCTTGACGACTATAACCCATTTGATGGCCAACAAAATGCAAATCAATCTACGGTAAATAGATtccagttttttattaaattcgtgGGTTGATACACTGATTTAATCAGTCTCATGCTCATCGATGTgtgatgtaaaaaatatgaaagttaTTTGCgagaaagtattatttattcgtaGAGTCTGAgtgatgttattataatatggcataatattataatttgatgcGTGTAAAGCgtttaggtatatttaaagcatttaattgttttttttttgtaaattgtagCAATCAGAATTTTATTGGAAATTTAAGAATAccctttaatttttacaatgcttaaatatatagtataatacaGCCATACTTTACCAAATTTGTGATATATTGCCATTTAGAtcaagtatattaaatattttattaattttatttatacaatgtgATATAGGgttatttgtgtaataatacacattttttagCCTCTACAACAACCAACTCAGCCTGCTATCATGCAAGCAGTTTCACCACCTGCAACTGGGCAATATACTAGACCTGGGCCAGCAAATCAAACTCAAGCTCCACCTTCAAACTTTACAACGGCTGACTTTCAGGTAAGCAAATGGCAATCATGTTCATTATGACATCTAATAGTTAAACCCAActctgtttatattaaatattgtcataTTCTAAGtatcaataattttctaataaattgattcttatttttaaattgttattgttaatttttgttgttttatgatGTTATAATATAGCCCTCCTCAATTCATAGACTTCAACAAAAACATAGTTAGCTGTACATTATCATTATAGATAGAATAATAATGActgatttcaataaattattaagttataacCATAGTATTGGTGTGAAatataatctaattaattaaaaatataatataaaattgctttACAATAGCACCTAGCAGATTTGCACAGTAGAAGTATAAttcttttcaaatttaaaaaaaacgtagtcaatttcaaaatattaatttgtcaaacagtcctatataaataaaaagcgcACATAAACCTCACCCTAAATTtagcataaaaaatatatagcatgcttttattagattactgatttaattcttatattcTTGCACAACACAAGGAATTGAAGGTAATGCACATTTTAATGATTCATCATtcctatattttatcataatcaCTATTGACAAGactgtttcattattaatataatgttataattaattgcaatGTTGTCATTTTTGctagtacatattataatggacactttattattattactaagcaTTTATTTCTGAGAcccagtataatatatttatttatttattttatatcagtaTAAAAACCctcatttaagttacataacaTAGCTTAATCTAATATATGATATGAGCCAGTTTTGGTAGTCATCATGTCTTGTAATACATAGTCCTTTTCCAGCTGCTTCCATTCTTGTCTAATGTTAGCTTGTCTTGTCCGAATTGTGCCTCCTATTCTCTTTATATTGTCTGCCCATCTCTTGCTCTGTCTTCATTGTTCAGATTTTTTGATGGACACTTATTTTAAGCAATATTGTGGCAGTATGTCCTGCTTTTACGGTTATGGTAGATTGTCCATATTGCTTTGCTTATAccggttaaaataaatatttatgtatgtattatctCATAGTAGCCAGTTTGGTGAAATTATTTATCGCTACAATACTTGTAACAATAATACCAGAACcaaaattctttataaaaaatttcagaGAAGACAAGAAGAGTTAGAGAGAAAAGCAGAAGAACTAGCAAGACGTGAAGCGGAATTACGTGCTGGCTCGGCAGGCAGAAGAAATAACTGGCCTCCATTGCCATCTTTCTGTCCAGTACAACCCTGCTTCTATCAAGACATAAATGTGGATATCCCGCTAGAATTTCAAAGGATTGTGAGGCATCTATATCACTTGTGGATGTGTAagtttttgattattaaatttgatgaaaatataaatctgtGGTCAAATTATGCTAAAtgcaatttcattatttcaatttacaggacaatcaattaaattgttatggAATATTGAAggcactatttatttatttatttagtaatcttacagcttaaaaaaaataatatataattacaaaaaaatacactgaaaatatagccaaagatggaatacatacatgatacattttactagaaaaagatttacaaaagggaacaaacaaacaaaaagtatttaataaatttaactaattgtaattcaattttttttcctaagcctaaattggttgtgttgtgagatggtgtaaaagtgtgggtatgtacgtgatggtgtgtatgtggggtgtgctcatgatgtaggtgattttgcgctatagatattcttaatacactttttaaccacattccgcgataacctaaacaagtcaaggcccAAATAGTGGTCGTTGTATGTCCGGGCAGGgcgatacaaaactgagttCTTTgcataataagtattattaaaatttaaataacttgatatattaataagtcatACTGagcaaaaatgtacttatcatTGTCTAATCTATGACCAcagaaatatagaaaaaacttGATTGAATAGTTATTCCTATTATTTGCATAACTAGATTTATCCATGTTACTCATAAAATACTTGGTGTGTTTttctgttaatattaatttcgtgGTTCGATAATATCagtcataatttttgtttcattgcaGTTCATTCCCTCGTACTGGCCTTAAACATTGTTGGCGGAATGGCCATGATGATTGCCGGAATGACCACCGGAATAACTGTCTTTGGCTTATCAATTCTGTACTTCATTCTTCTAACACCATTTAGCTTTATATGTTGGTACAGACCGATATACAAAGCT harbors:
- the LOC111003978 gene encoding secretory carrier-associated membrane protein 1, translated to MSNFEDNPFSDPAIDNPFADPAVQQVARNTSAVTQGLDDYNPFDGQQNANQSTPLQQPTQPAIMQAVSPPATGQYTRPGPANQTQAPPSNFTTADFQRRQEELERKAEELARREAELRAGSAGRRNNWPPLPSFCPVQPCFYQDINVDIPLEFQRIVRHLYHLWMFHSLVLALNIVGGMAMMIAGMTTGITVFGLSILYFILLTPFSFICWYRPIYKAFRSDSSFNFMVFFFIFLFQIIITLVQSIGIKNGGSCGLIISLESFSENVGVGIVTLIVTIGFVTCVVADILLMTKVHRIYRSTGASLAKAQAEFTTEILRNQHVQTAASNAAAAAVNAQINANANRY